The Sphaeramia orbicularis chromosome 16, fSphaOr1.1, whole genome shotgun sequence genome window below encodes:
- the wdr73 gene encoding integrator complex assembly factor WDR73, giving the protein MEEDLDNILDDWFIESIKIYKDLHVYQLENPTQVLEWTSGRNVCVAGYTSSSKNEILELHLPLKLLADKNKGLCAERDFKVVHGGFADGPVRRLRHIPGTRCAVTNDGHSSSLQVWDLGGDDSDVIRRTGSVEGGRTGSVRGSRIAARPSSQPQVLHGAQSDDVRLTEITSGRTVYKLEVDSSDALSSLQFVTDSIVVAGCCKGSILVADIRSPAAPQVCCPPASSAESVLWWTDASASSSRLIRLSSCGQAVVSELRMLGGGAVCQAQLDIQMRGSDSEDVVVSWAPALDDCIAVSGFSGAVQIYNTSLWKSDLQETTPLFQHRGHMVSSQQPDGVLTTAHAWHPERPRTLLSAASDGSVHVWDWVNQSAAESGSADPPT; this is encoded by the exons ATGGAGGAGGATTTAGATAATATTCTAGATGACTGGTTCATCGAGTCTATAAAGAT TTACAAAGATCTTCATGTATATCAACTGGAAAATCCCACTCAGGTCCTCGAGTGGACCTCAGGAAGGA ATGTTTGTGTCGCCGGCTACACCTCATCATCTAAAAATGAAATCTTGGAGCTTCATCTGCCACTGAAACTGTTGGCTGATAAAAATAAG GGTCTCTGTGCTGAACGGGATTTTAAAGTGGTCCATGGTGGGTTTGCAGACGGTCCGGTTCGCCGTCTCAGACACATCCCAGGAACAAG gtgtgCTGTTACAAATGATGGTCATAGCTCCAGTCTGCAGGTGTGGGATCTTGGCGGCGACGACAGCG ATGTGATCAGAAGGACAGGAAGTGTCGAGGGCGGGAGGACGGGTTCAGTCAGAGGCAGCAGAATCGCAGCTCGACCGTCATCTCAGCCGCAGGTTCTTCACGGAGCCCAGAGCGACGACGTCCGGCTGACGGAGATCACATCAGGACGGACCGTTTACAAATTAG AGGTGGATTCATCAGATGCTCTGAGTTCCCTTCAGTTTGTGACTGACAGCATTGTCGTCGCCGGCTGCTGTAAAGGCAGCATTTTAGTCGCTGATATTCGGTCGCCGGCTGCTCCTCAG GTTTGTTGTCCTCCTGCCTCCTCAGCTGAGTCGGTTCTCTGGTGGACGGACGCTTCAGCGTCCAGCTCCAGGTTGATCCGTCTGTCCTCATGTGGTCAAGCCGTGGTGTCGGAGCTGAGGATGCTGGGAGGAGGGGCTGTGTGTCAGGCCCAGCTCGACATCCAGATGCGAGGCTCCGACTCTGAGGACGTCGTGGTGTCGTGGGCTCCAGCGCTGGATGACTGCATTGCTGTGTCCG GGTTCAGTGGGGCAGTTCAGATCTACAACACGTCTTTGTGGAAGTCCGATCTGCAGGAAACCACGCCGCTGTTTCAACACAGAGGTCACATGGTGTCATCGCAGCAGCCTGATGGCGTCCTCACCACGGCTCACGCGTGGCATCCTGAACGTCCGCGAACGCTGCTGTCCGCTGCCTCAGACGGATCCGTTCATGTGTGGGACTGGGTCAACCAATCTGCTGCCGAATCGGGATCAGCTGACCCTCCCACCTGA